TCCGGCGCGTGGACCCGCACCTGGAGATCGAGGCTGCCTTCGCCGAGGGAACCGCCATCGAGCCCGGCGACGTGACGATGACCATCCGCGGCTCTGCCCGCTCCATTCTCACCGCCGAGCGGACGGCCCTCAACTTCCTCCAGCGCCTTTCCGGCATCGCCACGGTCACCCGCCAGTACGTGCGCGCGGTGGAGGGCACGGGGGCGCGGGTGATCGACACGCGCAAGACCACGCCGGGCATGCGCTGGCTGGAAAAGGCGGCGGTAGCCGCGGGCGGCGGCACCAATCACCGCTTTGGCCTGCACGACATGGTGATGATCAAGGACAACCACATCGCGGCGGCCGGCGGCATCACCGCGGCGGTGGAGGCGGTCCGCAGCCAGAACGACCTGGGGCTGGCGGTGGAGGTGGAGACGAGCACGCTCGACGAGGTGCGCGAGGCGCTGGCGGCGGGCGCGGACCGCATCATGTTCGACAACATGACGCCGGAGATGATGCGCGAGGCGGTGGAGATCGTCCGCGGCGTGGGCGAGGGCGGGCCCGAGACGGAGGCGTCCGGCGGCATCACGCTGGAAACCATCCGCGCGTACGCGGAGACGGGGGTGGACTACATTTCCATCGGCGCGCTCACGCACTCCGCACCCTCGCTGGACCTGTCGCTGCGGCTCACCGCATTGTGACCGACCGCCCGGCAGAGCGCTGGGAGGGGCAGGCGGCCGCGGAGTTGGCCGCCCGCTGGTCGCTTCCCGCGGTTCACCTGTTCGAGAGCATTTCCTCCACGAACGACGCGGCTCGCGCGCTGGCGGATTCTGGCGCGCCGCACGGAACGCTCGTGCTGGCCGAGGAGCAGACGGCGGGGCGGGGGAGGAGCGGCGGCGCGTGGTCGTCGCCGCCGGGGCTGGGGATCTGGATGTCGATGGTGGCGCGCCCGGCCGAGCTGCCGGCGCCCGGCCTGCTCCCCATCCTGGTGGGGCTGGCGGCGGCGAAGGCGGTCGATGCGTACGTGCAGCCCGCGACAGCGCAGATCAAGTGGCCGAACGACCTCCAACTGGCGGGCCGCAAGTTCGCCGGTATCCTCTGCGAGGGCGCGTGGGAGGGCGACGGCCCCGGCGCGGTGATCGTCGGCATGGGGCTGAATGTGCTGCACGCGCCGGACGACTTTCCCGAAGACGTGCGCGATACGGCCACCTCTCTGCGCATCGCGGCGGGATGGCAGCCGTCGCGTGCGGAGGTGGCGGGTGCGGTCGCATCCGCGGTGATGCGTGCCCTCGCCCAACCGCCGGCACAGCTGTCTGGCGCTCTGCTGGGCGCCCTGCGCCGCCGCGACGCGCTGGAGGGCCGCCCCATCCGCGTCACCGGCGCGCAACCGATGTCGGGAATCGCCCTGGGCATCTCCCCAAGCGGCGCCCTGCTGGTCCGCGACACGGAGGGCATGCTGCGCACCATCACCTCTGGCACGGTCCGCCTGGCCCCGGCCGACGCCACCCCCGCCTGACGCGCATCGGCCGTGTTCCGCACTCACGCACTAACGCACTCACGCACTTCCCCAATGGATCTCGTCTTCGACGTCGGCAACACGGAAACCGTCATCGGCTGGTTTCAGGAATCGGAGCTGCGCGGCCACTGGCGCGTAAGCACCGACAGCCGCCGCACCGCCGACGAGTACGGGATGATCCTCGTCCAGCTGCTCACCGCGTCCGGCGTGGGGCACAACGCCGTCCGCGCGGCGACCATCGGCTCCGTCGTTCCCGCGATGACGGTCGTTCTCCGCGGCGCGTGCGAGCGCTACCTGGACGTCGGCGCCGTGGCGGTAGACGCGCGCACGCCGCTGCCCATCACGCTGGACGTCGACGAGCCGATGACGGTGGGTGCCGACCGCATCGTCAACACGCTGGCTGCCCTGCGGATGTACGCGGCCGATACGGTCGTGGTGGACCTGGGCACGGCCACCACGTTCGACTGCATCACCCGTGACGGCGTGTTCATCGGCGGGGTGATCTCGCCGGGCGTGAAGACGTCGTCCGCCAGCCTGACGGAACGCACGGCCAAGCTGCCGCGCGTGGACCTCGTGCCCCCGCAGCGGGTGATCGGGCGGCGCACGGAAACGTGCATCCAGAGCGGCGTGTTCTACGGCGCGGTAGACGCCATCGATGGGACCGTGCACCGCATCCGCGAGGAATGGGGAAGCGATGAGCTGCTGGTCGTGGCCACCGGCGGGCTGGCGGAATTGATCGGCCCGCACTGCCGCACGGTGCAGAAGATCGAGCCGTACCTGACGCTCTACGGCC
The DNA window shown above is from Longimicrobium sp. and carries:
- the nadC gene encoding carboxylating nicotinate-nucleotide diphosphorylase; the protein is RRVDPHLEIEAAFAEGTAIEPGDVTMTIRGSARSILTAERTALNFLQRLSGIATVTRQYVRAVEGTGARVIDTRKTTPGMRWLEKAAVAAGGGTNHRFGLHDMVMIKDNHIAAAGGITAAVEAVRSQNDLGLAVEVETSTLDEVREALAAGADRIMFDNMTPEMMREAVEIVRGVGEGGPETEASGGITLETIRAYAETGVDYISIGALTHSAPSLDLSLRLTAL
- a CDS encoding type III pantothenate kinase produces the protein MDLVFDVGNTETVIGWFQESELRGHWRVSTDSRRTADEYGMILVQLLTASGVGHNAVRAATIGSVVPAMTVVLRGACERYLDVGAVAVDARTPLPITLDVDEPMTVGADRIVNTLAALRMYAADTVVVDLGTATTFDCITRDGVFIGGVISPGVKTSSASLTERTAKLPRVDLVPPQRVIGRRTETCIQSGVFYGAVDAIDGTVHRIREEWGSDELLVVATGGLAELIGPHCRTVQKIEPYLTLYGLEFAREHLSRSTAGSGM
- a CDS encoding biotin--[acetyl-CoA-carboxylase] ligase; the encoded protein is MTDRPAERWEGQAAAELAARWSLPAVHLFESISSTNDAARALADSGAPHGTLVLAEEQTAGRGRSGGAWSSPPGLGIWMSMVARPAELPAPGLLPILVGLAAAKAVDAYVQPATAQIKWPNDLQLAGRKFAGILCEGAWEGDGPGAVIVGMGLNVLHAPDDFPEDVRDTATSLRIAAGWQPSRAEVAGAVASAVMRALAQPPAQLSGALLGALRRRDALEGRPIRVTGAQPMSGIALGISPSGALLVRDTEGMLRTITSGTVRLAPADATPA